In one Arachis duranensis cultivar V14167 chromosome 9, aradu.V14167.gnm2.J7QH, whole genome shotgun sequence genomic region, the following are encoded:
- the LOC110275275 gene encoding pre-mRNA-splicing factor cwc22-like codes for MDSYVDDYYKRETYVKCYDLIINSLNGPDLLEHTNLDDVIPPPYRKSSHRLVKKRKRGLEIHKCSNCGVSGHKRERCSNPPLSVQPPKQSAVKKTNGGKKRSISQPAVQSATKGRKRSKLQGNSSSQPQPATSITPITRFKSSDSQPIPKPTTQASRPKTTPAATPQRRPKIKPIRSSTQPPPATKEKGTSSSSQPVMNKVSFSHNIALRVSPRKLRRMTKLPPRAWKKL; via the exons ATGGATTCATATGTGGATGACTACTACAAGAGAGAGACCTATGTCAAGTGCTATGATTTGATAATCAACTCTCTCAATGGCCCAGATCTGTTGGAGCACACTAACTTGGATGATGTCATACCACCACCCTATCGAAAGTCTAGCCACAGACtagtaaagaaaaggaagagaggACTTGAGATACATAAGTGCTCAAACTGTGGTGTATCAGGTCACAAGAGAGAAAGATGTAGCAATCCACCCCTCTCT GTCCAACCACCTAAACAATCTGCTGTGAAGAAAACTAATGGAGGAAAGAAGAGATCAATTTCACAACCTGCTGTGCAATCTGCTACCAAAGGGAGAAAGAGGTCCAAATTGCAAGGAAACTCATCATCACAGCCTCAACCAGCCACCAGCATAACACCCATAACCAGGTTCAAGTCATCCGATTCCCAACCCATCCCCAAGCCCACAACACAGGCATCTAGGCCCAAGACAACACCAGCGGCTACTCCCCAGCGAAGGCCCAAGATAAAGCCCATCAGAAGCTCAACACAACCACCACCAGCTACTAAGGAGAAGGGTACATCTAGCTCAAGCCAACCAGTTATGAATAAAGTCTCCTTCAGTCATAACATTGCACTACGTGTTTCTCCAAGAAAGTTGAGGCGGATGACAAAACTGCCTCCAAGAGCTTGGAAAAAACTTTAA
- the LOC107463729 gene encoding transcription factor NAI1 has translation MEESGENWPSDSDLEMGDDNNNDYCYDDEEELGCDEEIQYFAEEALDPIMDETQRKKKQRELEERLLALSATIPSSGFKNNKMDDRSILDNASNYVKQLQQRVRELEQEVGGGSNSNKGSTSYNNEEVNSYNSNNNCDELYYGEGGGNNINLPEVKVRVLQNEVLIIIHCEKQKGLMLKILTKLENLHLLVLNNSVLPFGKSTQDITIVAQMGDRYNMTVKELVKTLRLTILTQ, from the exons ATGGAAGAGTCAGGGGAAAATTGGCCTTCGGATTCTGATTTG GAAATGGGTGATGACAATAATAATGATTATTgttatgatgatgaagaagaattgGGTTGTGATGAAGAGATTCAATATTTTGCTGAAGAAGCTTTAGATCCTATTATGGATGAGACTCAAAGGAAGAAGAAACAAAGAGAACTTGAAGAGAGATTGCTTGCACTTTCAGCCACCATACCCAGTAGTGGCTTCAAGAATAACAAg ATGGATGATAGATCAATCCTTGACAATGCTAGCAACTACGTGAAACAACTCCAACAACGTGTGAGGGAGCTAGAACAAGAAGTTGGTGGTGGATCCAACAGTAACAAAGGTTCCACGTCTTATAATAACGAAGAAGTAAACTCTTATAATAGTAACAATAATTGTGATGAATTgtattatggagaaggtggtggCAATAATATTAATCTTCCTGAGGTCAAAGTAAGAGTGTTGCAAAACGAAGTGCTCATCATAATCCATTGTGAGAAACAaaagggtttgatgctcaaaaTTCTAACAAAGCTTGAGAATCTTCATCTTTTGGTTCTCAATAACAGTGTCTTGCCATTTGGGAAGTCAACCCAAGACATAACCATTGTTGCTCAG ATGGGAGATAGATACAACATGACAGTGAAGGAATTAGTGAAAACCCTGAGATTAACTATCTTGACACAATAG